Proteins from one Impatiens glandulifera chromosome 2, dImpGla2.1, whole genome shotgun sequence genomic window:
- the LOC124927887 gene encoding serine/arginine repetitive matrix protein 1-like, with product MEGDSPPLWAQSTAAFHHHHHHRRRSSAPIINPVVLILLIPTLFLLLIFFLLPPFLFHTSEFLRLGSVKKSWDSFNVLLVVCAILCGVFARRNNNNDNNINSQEQEQVLISNAAAKSHTQWFVQDHHPSPMITTPATTTGRLRRSSSSYPDLRHESLWEPDQTQFRFFDDFELNHYRPAPSAPAPAPVTSRHLPSRRTTGSGGDRDDFLFKEIPVDSFVVRSPRPKSPENQHQPAANPVQRRTFQSVPREKEINKVEQEQDQFQFKIQTKTTIPDQPQPQETIVNRRTLKRSDRKKSGSAKEIATAIATSLYSQRKRKRRSKTRNIYESASTLFQQTEEHPNPPPPPPPPQMAAPPPPPPPPPPPPSFFQNIFKKGTKTKRVHSVSVSVSSPPPPPPPPPRSLFNNLLRTGGKSKRTSGLPPPPPPPPSSIFNNIFKSNTKSKRFNSISTPPPPPLPPPPSSTFRNMFRTGTKTKRFDPISKYPPASDQSFDPQSPQLHNSDSPRRRNNTSAGRPPLPTKMNQYYDGNNETIINSGAQSPLIRIPSPPPLPPFKIPEMKFFARGDYVRIRSTHSSRCSSPGLDDIDFLPSRSSDATEGGGIQGSITPTCPSPDVNLKADSFIARLRGEWKIELMNSVNERRKLGQQL from the coding sequence ATGGAAGGAGACTCACCACCCTTATGGGCCCAATCCACCGCCGCattccaccaccaccaccaccatcgcCGCCGCTCCTCCGCTCCGATCATCAACCCCGTCGTCCTCATCCTTCTAATCCCCACCCTCTTTCtccttctcatcttctttcttctccctcCTTTTCTCTTCCATACATCTGAATTTCTCCGCTTAGGTTCAGTCAAAAAGAGCTGGGATTCTTTCAATGTCTTACTCGTTGTCTGTGCCATTCTCTGCGGCGTCTTCGCCCGAAGAAACAACAACAACGACAACAATATTAACAGTCAAGAACAAGAACAAGTACTAATTTCGAATGCCGCCGCCAAATCTCATACTCAATGGTTTGTCCAAGATCATCATCCATCGCCGATGATTACAACACCGGCAACCACCACTGGAAGGTTGAGGAGAAGTAGCAGCTCGTATCCAGATCTAAGACATGAGTCCTTGTGGGAACCCGACCAGACCCAGTTCCGGTTCTTCGATGACTTTGAATTGAACCATTACCGTCCTGCTCCATCGGCGCCGGCACCGGCGCCGGTTACTTCACGTCATCTCCCTTCTCGACGGACCACTGGCTCAGGGGGGGATAGAGATGATTTTCTATTCAAAGAAATTCCGGTGGATTCGTTTGTCGTTCGTTCTCCACGTCCAAAGTCACCGGAGAACCAACATCAGCCGGCGGCGAATCCAGTACAGAGGCGGACATTTCAGAGTGTTCCACGTGAAAAAGAGATTAACAAAGTAGAACAAGAGCAGGATCAATTTCAGTTCAAGAtccaaacaaaaacaacaatacCCGATCAGCCTCAACCTCAGGAAACAATTGTGAATCGTAGAACGCTGAAAAGAAGCGACAGGAAAAAGAGTGGATCGGCGAAGGAAATAGCGACGGCTATAGCTACTTCACTCTATAGCCAAAGAAAACGAAAGAGAAGATCTAAAACTAGAAATATTTACGAATCTGCATCAACCCTCTTCCAACAAACTGAAGAACATCCAAACCCTCCGCCACCACCTCCGCCACCGCAAATGGCTGCACCTCCGCCGCCTCCgccaccaccacctcctccaccgtctttttttcaaaatatcttcAAAAAAGGAACCAAGACAAAGCGAGTTCATTCTGTTTCCGTTTCAGTTTCTAGTCCGCCGCCAccgcctccgccgccgccgcgATCATTGTTCAACAATCTGTTAAGAACAGGTGGTAAAAGCAAACGGACATCAGGTCTGCCACCACCGCCTCCACCGCCTCCGTCTTCAATCTTCAACAATATCTTCAAATCCAATACAAAGAGCAAACGATTCAACTCAATTTCTACTCCACcccctcctcctcttcctcctcctccttcatcAACCTTCCGCAATATGTTCAGAACAGGTACCAAAACCAAACGATTCGATCCCATCTCCAAATATCCACCGGCGTCTGATCAATCTTTCGACCCGCAATCACCTCAATTGCATAACTCCGATTCCCCTCGTCGGCGAAACAACACATCAGCCGGACGACCCCCTTTACCCACAAAAATGAACCAATACTACGACGGAAACAACGAGACCATTATCAACAGCGGAGCTCAATCACCTCTAATTCGAATCCCATCGCCGCCACCATTGCCACCATTCAAGATTCCAGAGATGAAATTCTTCGCCCGAGGCGATTACGTTAGAATTAGGAGTACCCACAGCTCCAGATGCAGCTCTCCAGGATTGGATGACATAGATTTTCTTCCATCAAGATCATCAGATGCAACCGAGGGTGGGGGTATTCAAGGATCAATCACACCCACATGTCCAAGCCCAGATGTAAATCTAAAAGCTGATTCATTTATCGCAAGGCTAAGAGGTGAATGGAAGATCGAGCTGATGAATTCCGTCAATGAAAGAAGAAAGTTGGGTCAGCAGCTATAG
- the LOC124926869 gene encoding threonine synthase, chloroplastic-like: MVSLLFQPSLSSFHSKPSSVHHQPSKSYSHIIKCTKSDFSAQYVPFIPDHKLHTTDESYSLDEVIYRSLSGGLLDVQHDIDALRRFDGSYWRNLFDSRVGKAIWPYGSGVWSKKEWVLPEIDNDDIVSVFEGNTNLFWAERFGKQFVGMDDLWVKHCGISHTGSFKDLGMTVLVSQVNRLRKMNRPIVGVGCASTGDTSAALSAYCAAAGIPSLVFLPANRISLAQLVQPIANGAFVISIDTDFDGCMKLIKEVTSELPIYLANSLNSLRIEGQKTAAIEILQQFEWEVPDWVVIPGGNLGNIYAFYKGFKMCKDLGLVDRIPRLVCAQAENANPLYLYYKSGWKNFESVKAMNTFASAIQIGDPVSIDRAVFALKNADGIVEQASEEELMDAMAQGDSSGMFICPHTGVGLAALIKLRKNGVIGARDRTVVVNTAHGLKFTQAKVDYHSDAIKDMVCRFRNPPVEVKPDFGSVMDELRKFLNQSSK, from the coding sequence ATGGTTTCCTTATTATTCCAACCCTCTCTCTCATCATTCCACAGTAAACCCAGTTCAGTTCATCACCAACCATCCAAATCCTACTCACACATAATCAAATGCACAAAATCCGATTTCTCAGCCCAATATGTTCCCTTCATCCCCGACCACAAACTTCACACAACCGACGAATCTTATTCCCTCGACGAAGTCATATACAGAAGCCTCTCCGGCGGCCTCCTCGACGTTCAACACGACATCGACGCCCTCCGCCGCTTCGACGGATCATATTGGCGAAACCTGTTCGATTCCCGTGTAGGTAAAGCAATTTGGCCATACGGCTCCGGCGTTTGGTCTAAGAAAGAATGGGTGTTACCGGAAATCGACAATGATGATATCGTAAGTGTATTTGAAGGAAATACGAATCTTTTCTGGGCTGAGCGTTTTGGAAAACAGTTTGTGGGTATGGATGATTTATGGGTAAAACATTGTGGAATCAGTCATACAGGTAGTTTTAAGGATTTGGGTATGACAGTTTTAGTCAGTCAAGTCAATCGTCTACGTAAGATGAACCGTCCGATCGTCGGCGTTGGTTGTGCTTCCACCGGAGACACTTCCGCCGCCCTGTCTGCTTACTGCGCCGCCGCCGGAATTCCATCTCTAGTGTTCCTTCCAGCTAACCGTATTTCATTAGCGCAGTTAGTTCAACCGATCGCGAATGGAGCTTTCGTTATCAGCATCGATACCGATTTCGACGGTTGTATGAAGCTGATAAAAGAAGTAACATCCGAATTACCAATTTACTTAGCGAATTCTCTTAACAGTCTGAGAATCGAAGGTCAGAAAACGGCTGCCATTGAAATTCTTCAGCAATTCGAATGGGAAGTTCCCGATTGGGTAGTCATACCAGGTGGAAACCTGGGTAACATCTACGCGTTCTACAAAGGATTCAAAATGTGTAAAGATTTAGGACTTGTGGATCGAATCCCACGTCTGGTTTGCGCACAAGCGGAGAATGCGAACCCACTTTATCTGTACTACAAATCTGGATGGAAAAACTTTGAATCGGTGAAAGCGATGAATACATTTGCATCCGCGATTCAGATTGGAGACCCTGTTTCGATAGACAGGGCTGTTTTTGCGTTGAAGAATGCGGATGGGATTGTGGAGCAAGCGTCGGAGGAGGAACTGATGGATGCAATGGCGCAGGGTGATTCGAGTGGGATGTTTATATGTCCGCATACTGGTGTGGGTTTAGCTGCTTTGATTAAGCTGAGGAAGAATGGAGTAATTGGAGCGAGAGATCGGACTGTGGTGGTGAATACGGCGCATGGGTTGAAGTTTACTCAGGCGAAGGTGGATTATCATTCGGATGCCATTAAAGATATGGTTTGTAGATTTAGAAATCCTCCTGTGGAGGTTAAGCCGGATTTTGGGTCGGTGATGGATGAGTTGAGGAAGTTCTTGAATCAATCTTCAAAGTAG